The genomic stretch CAGTACGTGCCGAACGCCTTGCCGATCAGCCACTCTTCGGGAAGCGGTCCCCAGAAACGGCTGTCGTCGCTCTGTCCGCGGTTGTCGCCCATCATGAAGAAATGGCCTTCCGGAATCGTGATCTCTTTCGGCAAGTCACAGTCCTGGCCGGCGGCGCCACAAGGCTGGATCTCGAAACCATCCGGCTGCTGCACGACACCGTTGACCACGGGCAGACCGCCCTTTACTGAAAGGGTATCCCCCGGTCCGGCGACAATTCGCTTGATGAAGGTGTCATCGGCCTCTTCCGGGGTAGCCTCGGCGCAGGGCTGACCCTCGACCTTGGGCACGCCACACTCTTGACCGGTACCTACCCCGGCCGGCGGGTGGAAGACGACCACGTCACCCGGCTTGGGATCGGTGAAGTGATAGACGAACCGGTTGACCAGGACCCGCTGGCCGATGTCGAGCGTCGGCTCCATCGATCCCGAGGGGATCTGGTACGGCTTGATCAGGAAGGCCTGGATCAGCAGCGCCAGCCCGAGGGCCATGACAACGATGACCACAAGTTCCACGAAGCTTCCCCCGGCCGTCTTCGGCTTGGGGATCTTCGGGCTCAGGTCTCTTCCTTCTCGCTTTGCTCGCCGTCTTCGGCGGGCGCTTCTGCTTCAGGTGCTGCTTCAGCTTCCGGGGTTTCTTCCGCGGTGGCCTCTTCGGCGGGAGTCTCTACGGGGGCTTCAGCCTCCGGAGTCTCCTCGGCGGCCTCGCTTGATTCATTCTTTTCACTCTGATCGGCGGGCTTCTCCGCCTTTTCGGGCTTCGCCTTCTTCTCGGTCACTCCGGCAGTATCGGCAGTCCCGGCATTGGGATCCTCGGCGATCGGCTCGAGTACCTCGCCGGAAGCGTCCACTGCTCCTTCTTCCGTGCTGCTGACCATGTCTTCATCGATGCCCCAGCGGCGCTCGGCGACGCGGGCGGCCTTGCCGACCCGGCCTCGCAGGTAGTAAAGCTTCGCCCGGCGCACACGGCCGCGGGAAGCGACTTCGAGCTTCTCGATCTTGGGCGAATGGAGCGGGAAAGTTCTTTCGACACCGACACCGAAGGACTGCTTGCGGACGGTAAACGTCTCACGCACGCCGGAGCCCTGCCGCTTGATGACGACGCCCTCGAAGACCTGGGGGCGCTTGCGATTGCCCTCGATCACGAGGAAATGCACGCGGACGCGGTCTCCCGGGGCAAAGGACGGGAGTCCTTTCCTCAGCTGACTGCTTTCGATGTCTTGGATTACTGTGCTCATGGCTCAAAAAGACGGGCCGATTGGCCCGCGAAGCGGCAATGCTACCGATTCGTCTCTGTCAACGGCCTTCCCGTGTCTCGCCGCGCCTGATGCTCTGCTCCAGGCGCCATTCCCGGACTTTGGCGTGATCCCCGGAAATCAGGATCTCCGGAATCTTCCAGCCCCGGTATTCCGGCGGGCGGGTGTAGTGCGGATACTCCGGCAGTCCGTCGAGGGCGTCGCTGAACGACTCCTCGATCGCGCTCTCGGCGTCGCCCAGGGCGCCCGGCAGGCGCCTGATGATCGTGTCGGCGACGACCATTGCCGGCAGTTCCCCGCCGGCCAGAACATACTTGCCGATCGAGACCTCGTCGTCGGCGAGATGCTCGTGGACCCGGTGGTCGAATCCCTCGTAGCGTCCCGAAAGCAGGGCCAGGGCCGGTTCGGCTGCCAGCTCGGTGACCAGCGCCTCGTCCAGGGTGCGCCCGGCCGGGGTCAGTACGACCGTCCTCGGCCGATCAGTTTCGCCGTAGACCCCGGTCAGGGCCGCGTCGACCACATCGACCCTCAGGACCATTCCGGCACCGCCGCCGTACGGGGAGTCATCCACGCGGCCGCCCTTCAGAGGGGTCCACTCGCGATAGTCGCGGGTGTTGAAGGAAGCGCCGCTCTCGATCGCCTTGCGAACCGGTCGCTGCTCGCGGAACCAGTCGAAGGCCTCGGGAAAGAGGGTGAAGATGTCGAGGTTCACTCAGTCGAGGATGTCGACGAGCACGCGACGCTTTTCCTTGACAGCGGCGGCCTTGGCCACGGTGCGGATCGCGTTGGCCACGCGGCCGCCCTTGCCGATCACCCGGCCGAGGTCATCCTGGCCGACCGCGATCTCGTAAATGAGGTCACCGTCTTCCTCCAGCTCCTCGACCTGCACCGCATCCGGATCCTCGACCAGCGAACGGGTGAGGAATAGGAGCATCTCCTGCATTGCGATCAGCTGCCGTTGGCCTTGATGCCCTTGATCCGCAGCAGGCCGGCGACCCGCTCGGAGGGCTGGGCGCCCTTTTCCAGCCAGTAATTCGCGCGCTCTTCGTCGAGGACGATGGTGGAAGGCTCGGTCTGGGCGTTGTACTGCCCGATCGTTTCGATCGTGCGGCCATCACGCGGCGAGCGCTTGTCGGCGACGACGATTCGCCAGATCGGGTTCTTCTTGGAACCAACTCTTCTAAGTCTTATACGGACGGCCATTGGACGCGGAATCGTACAGGTTCTCAGCGGCGACGGATCTTGGGGCGGGGAGCCTTGGCCGCTTTACCACCCTGCATTCTCGCCAGTTGCTGCGGATCGGGCATCTTTCCGTTGGCCATCTGCTTCATCAGGCCCCTCATCTGGCCAAACTGCTTGACCATGTTGTTGACCTGCTGGATCTTCGTTCCGGAGCCTTCGGCGATGCGACGGCGGCGCGATCCTTTGATGATTTCCGGATAGGCGCGTTCGTACGGGGTCATCGAGAGGATGA from Thermoleophilia bacterium encodes the following:
- the lepB gene encoding signal peptidase I: MALGLALLIQAFLIKPYQIPSGSMEPTLDIGQRVLVNRFVYHFTDPKPGDVVVFHPPAGVGTGQECGVPKVEGQPCAEATPEEADDTFIKRIVAGPGDTLSVKGGLPVVNGVVQQPDGFEIQPCGAAGQDCDLPKEITIPEGHFFMMGDNRGQSDDSRFWGPLPEEWLIGKAFGTY
- the trmD gene encoding tRNA (guanosine(37)-N1)-methyltransferase TrmD, giving the protein MNLDIFTLFPEAFDWFREQRPVRKAIESGASFNTRDYREWTPLKGGRVDDSPYGGGAGMVLRVDVVDAALTGVYGETDRPRTVVLTPAGRTLDEALVTELAAEPALALLSGRYEGFDHRVHEHLADDEVSIGKYVLAGGELPAMVVADTIIRRLPGALGDAESAIEESFSDALDGLPEYPHYTRPPEYRGWKIPEILISGDHAKVREWRLEQSIRRGETREGR
- the rplS gene encoding 50S ribosomal protein L19, with the protein product MSTVIQDIESSQLRKGLPSFAPGDRVRVHFLVIEGNRKRPQVFEGVVIKRQGSGVRETFTVRKQSFGVGVERTFPLHSPKIEKLEVASRGRVRRAKLYYLRGRVGKAARVAERRWGIDEDMVSSTEEGAVDASGEVLEPIAEDPNAGTADTAGVTEKKAKPEKAEKPADQSEKNESSEAAEETPEAEAPVETPAEEATAEETPEAEAAPEAEAPAEDGEQSEKEET
- a CDS encoding KH domain-containing protein; its protein translation is MQEMLLFLTRSLVEDPDAVQVEELEEDGDLIYEIAVGQDDLGRVIGKGGRVANAIRTVAKAAAVKEKRRVLVDILD
- the rpsP gene encoding 30S ribosomal protein S16, coding for MAVRIRLRRVGSKKNPIWRIVVADKRSPRDGRTIETIGQYNAQTEPSTIVLDEERANYWLEKGAQPSERVAGLLRIKGIKANGS